The DNA segment CAAAAAGGTCACACCGAATTGTATCGCGGTGCTGAATATCAGGTCGACTTTCTGCCGAAAGTAAAACTGGATATCGCTACTTCTGACGATAACGTTGAAAGCATTATCGAAGCAATCAGCAAAGCGGCTTATACCGGCAAAATTGGTGACGGCAAGATTTTCGTGTACGACCTGGCGCATGTTGTGCGTATCCGTACCGGTGAAATGGATGGCGAAGCCATCTAATTCTGTTTTTTTCAGATTGTTCGTTCAGACATATTGGGACCTCACGGTCCCTTTTTTATAGCCTGTGTACTAACCCGTCTGTTCAAATAATTCCAGAACTGAGTCGTAAAGCTCGTCGATATCGGTTTCTGCTGTTGGCGTGATGAAGATGGTGTCATCACCAGCAATGGTGCCGAGAATACCTTCTGCTTTACCCAAGGA comes from the uncultured Tolumonas sp. genome and includes:
- the glnK gene encoding P-II family nitrogen regulator — protein: MKLISAIIKPFKLDDVREAVAALGVDGMTVSEVKGFGRQKGHTELYRGAEYQVDFLPKVKLDIATSDDNVESIIEAISKAAYTGKIGDGKIFVYDLAHVVRIRTGEMDGEAI